A region from the Panthera uncia isolate 11264 chromosome D3 unlocalized genomic scaffold, Puncia_PCG_1.0 HiC_scaffold_8, whole genome shotgun sequence genome encodes:
- the TRMT2A gene encoding tRNA (uracil-5-)-methyltransferase homolog A isoform X2 — protein sequence MSDKLDSEGPVPMEGCSQDSNSAQGSPEALAPQEEEEEGGAGVAAESVPQPGLYSYIRDDLFTSEIFKLELQNVPRHASFSDVRRFLGRFGLQPHKTKLFGQPPCAFVTFRSAAERDKALRVLHGALWKGRPLSVRLARPKADPMARKRRREDEGEPTATCIADVVTPFWTVPYAEQLERKRLECEQVLQKLAKEIGSTNRALLPWLLSQRHKHNKACCPLEGVRPSPQQTEYRNKCEFLVGVGVDGEDNTVGCRLGKYKGGTCAVAAPFDTVHIPGATKQVVKAFQEFIRSTPYSAYNPETYSGHWKQLTVRTSRRGQAMAIVYFHPQLSPEELAGLKASLAQHFMAGPGKATGVTCLYFVEEGQRKTPSLEGLPLEHVAGDRCIHEDLLGLTFRISPHAFFQVNTPAAEVLYTVIQDWAQLDTGSTVLDVCCGTGTIGLALAPKVKRVVGIELCQEAVEDARVNAQDNGTSGHQAKPCGGECPWSPDRAVMPCPELSNVEFHCGRAEDLVPALVSRLASQQLVAILDPPRAGLHSKVILAIRRAENLKRLLYVSCNPRAAMGNFVDLCRAPSNRVKGTPFRPVKAMAVDLFPQTPHCEMLILFERVEYPNGTGALEPQDPPAQPPPGSPDDTLQETGASTSS from the exons ATGAGTGATAAACTCGACAGTGAA GGCCCTGTGCCCATGGAGGGCTGCAGCCAGGACAGCAACAGTGCCCAGGGCAGCCCTGAAGCCCTAGCccctcaggaggaggaggaggaaggtggggctggggtggctgCAGAGTCTGTACCTCAGCCTGGGCTCTACAGCTACATCAGGGACGACTTGTTTACCTCGGAGATCTTCAAGTTGGAGCTGCAGAATGTGCCTCGCCACGCCAGCTTCAGTGATGTCCGACGCTTTCTGGGCCGCTTTGGCCTACAGCCTCATAAGACCAAACTCTTTGGGCAACCTCCCTGCGCCTTTGTGACATTCCGTAGCGCCGCTGAGCGGGACAAGGCCCTGCGCGTGCTGCACGGTGCCCTCTGGAAGGGCCGTCCACTCAGCGTGCGCTTGGCCCGACCCAAGGCTGATCCCATGGCCAGAAAGAGGCGGCGTGAGGATGAGGGTGAGCCCACGGCCACATGCATCGCAGATGTAGTGACCCCATTTTGGACCGTGCCCTATGCTGAGCAGCTTGAGCGGAAGCGGTTGGAGTGCGAGCAGGTGCTACAGAAGCTCGCCAA GGAAATTGGGAGCACCAACCGCGCCCTGCTGCCCTGGCTGCTCTCACAGAGGCACAAGCACAACAAGGCCTGCTGCCCGCTGGAGGGGGTTAGGCCATCACCCCAGCAG ACCGAATATCGTAATAAGTGTGAGTTTCTGGTTGGCGTCGGGGTGGACGGGGAGGACAACACAGTCGGCTGTCGGCTTGGCAAGTACAAGGGCGGGACATGTGCTGTGGCAGCCCCCTTTGACACCGTGCACATCCCTGGGGCCACCAAGCAAGTGGTGAAGGCTTTCCAGGAGTTCATCCG GTCCACTCCATACTCAGCGTACAACCCAGAGACATACTCAGGCCACTGGAAGCAGCTGACTGTGCGCACCAGCCGCCGTGGCCAAGCCATGGCCATTGTTTACTTCCACCCTCAG CTGAGCCCTGAGGAACTGGCTGGGCTGAAGGCCTCCTTGGCACAGCACTTCATGGCAGGGCCAGGCAAGGCCACTGGGGTGACCTGCCTCTACTTTGTAGAGGAGGGACAGCG AAAGACTCCCAGTCTGGAGGGCCTGCCCCTGGAGCACGTGGCTGGAGACCGATGCATCCACGAGGACCTGCTGGGGTTGACCTTCCGGATCTCCCCTCATGCCTTCTTTCAG GTGAACACCCCAGCAGCCGAGGTGCTCTACACAGTCATCCAGGACTGGGCCCAGCTGGACACAGGGAGCACAGTGCTAGACGTGTGCTGCGGCACTGGCACCATTGGCCTGGCACTGGCCCCG AAGGTGAAGAGAGTTGTAGGAATTGAGCTGTGCCAGGAGGCTGTGGAAGATGCCCGGGTGAATGCCCAAGACAATG GGACTTCAGGACACCAGGCAAAGCCCTGTGGGGGAGAGTGTCCTTGGTCCCCTGACAGGGCTGTCATGCCATGTCCAGAGTTGAGCAATGTTGAGTTCCATTGTGGGAGAGCCGAGGACCTGGTGCCCGCTCTGGTGAGCAGACTGGCCTCCCAGCAGCTCGTTGCCATCCTGGACCCTCCTCGTGCTGGCCTGC ATTCCAAAGTGATCCTGGCTATCCGAAGAGCCGAGAACCTCAAACGGCTCCTGTATGTCTCTTGCAACCCCCGGGCAGCCATGGGCAACTTTGTCGA CCTCTGCAGGGCCCCATCTAATCGGGTGAAGGGCACTCCCTTCCGGCCTGTCAAGGCTATGGCCGTGGACCTGTTCCCGCAGACCCCGCATTGTGAGATGCTCATCCTGTTTGAGAGGGTGGAGTACCCCAATGGCACAGGGGCCCTGGAGCCCCAGgaccctccagcccagcccccaccaggGTCCCCAGATGATACCCTGCAGGAAACTGGGGCTTCCACCTCTTCCTAG
- the TRMT2A gene encoding tRNA (uracil-5-)-methyltransferase homolog A isoform X1, which produces MSDKLDSEGPVPMEGCSQDSNSAQGSPEALAPQEEEEEGGAGVAAESVPQPGLYSYIRDDLFTSEIFKLELQNVPRHASFSDVRRFLGRFGLQPHKTKLFGQPPCAFVTFRSAAERDKALRVLHGALWKGRPLSVRLARPKADPMARKRRREDEGEPTATCIADVVTPFWTVPYAEQLERKRLECEQVLQKLAKEIGSTNRALLPWLLSQRHKHNKACCPLEGVRPSPQQTEYRNKCEFLVGVGVDGEDNTVGCRLGKYKGGTCAVAAPFDTVHIPGATKQVVKAFQEFIRSTPYSAYNPETYSGHWKQLTVRTSRRGQAMAIVYFHPQKLSPEELAGLKASLAQHFMAGPGKATGVTCLYFVEEGQRKTPSLEGLPLEHVAGDRCIHEDLLGLTFRISPHAFFQVNTPAAEVLYTVIQDWAQLDTGSTVLDVCCGTGTIGLALAPKVKRVVGIELCQEAVEDARVNAQDNGTSGHQAKPCGGECPWSPDRAVMPCPELSNVEFHCGRAEDLVPALVSRLASQQLVAILDPPRAGLHSKVILAIRRAENLKRLLYVSCNPRAAMGNFVDLCRAPSNRVKGTPFRPVKAMAVDLFPQTPHCEMLILFERVEYPNGTGALEPQDPPAQPPPGSPDDTLQETGASTSS; this is translated from the exons ATGAGTGATAAACTCGACAGTGAA GGCCCTGTGCCCATGGAGGGCTGCAGCCAGGACAGCAACAGTGCCCAGGGCAGCCCTGAAGCCCTAGCccctcaggaggaggaggaggaaggtggggctggggtggctgCAGAGTCTGTACCTCAGCCTGGGCTCTACAGCTACATCAGGGACGACTTGTTTACCTCGGAGATCTTCAAGTTGGAGCTGCAGAATGTGCCTCGCCACGCCAGCTTCAGTGATGTCCGACGCTTTCTGGGCCGCTTTGGCCTACAGCCTCATAAGACCAAACTCTTTGGGCAACCTCCCTGCGCCTTTGTGACATTCCGTAGCGCCGCTGAGCGGGACAAGGCCCTGCGCGTGCTGCACGGTGCCCTCTGGAAGGGCCGTCCACTCAGCGTGCGCTTGGCCCGACCCAAGGCTGATCCCATGGCCAGAAAGAGGCGGCGTGAGGATGAGGGTGAGCCCACGGCCACATGCATCGCAGATGTAGTGACCCCATTTTGGACCGTGCCCTATGCTGAGCAGCTTGAGCGGAAGCGGTTGGAGTGCGAGCAGGTGCTACAGAAGCTCGCCAA GGAAATTGGGAGCACCAACCGCGCCCTGCTGCCCTGGCTGCTCTCACAGAGGCACAAGCACAACAAGGCCTGCTGCCCGCTGGAGGGGGTTAGGCCATCACCCCAGCAG ACCGAATATCGTAATAAGTGTGAGTTTCTGGTTGGCGTCGGGGTGGACGGGGAGGACAACACAGTCGGCTGTCGGCTTGGCAAGTACAAGGGCGGGACATGTGCTGTGGCAGCCCCCTTTGACACCGTGCACATCCCTGGGGCCACCAAGCAAGTGGTGAAGGCTTTCCAGGAGTTCATCCG GTCCACTCCATACTCAGCGTACAACCCAGAGACATACTCAGGCCACTGGAAGCAGCTGACTGTGCGCACCAGCCGCCGTGGCCAAGCCATGGCCATTGTTTACTTCCACCCTCAG AAGCTGAGCCCTGAGGAACTGGCTGGGCTGAAGGCCTCCTTGGCACAGCACTTCATGGCAGGGCCAGGCAAGGCCACTGGGGTGACCTGCCTCTACTTTGTAGAGGAGGGACAGCG AAAGACTCCCAGTCTGGAGGGCCTGCCCCTGGAGCACGTGGCTGGAGACCGATGCATCCACGAGGACCTGCTGGGGTTGACCTTCCGGATCTCCCCTCATGCCTTCTTTCAG GTGAACACCCCAGCAGCCGAGGTGCTCTACACAGTCATCCAGGACTGGGCCCAGCTGGACACAGGGAGCACAGTGCTAGACGTGTGCTGCGGCACTGGCACCATTGGCCTGGCACTGGCCCCG AAGGTGAAGAGAGTTGTAGGAATTGAGCTGTGCCAGGAGGCTGTGGAAGATGCCCGGGTGAATGCCCAAGACAATG GGACTTCAGGACACCAGGCAAAGCCCTGTGGGGGAGAGTGTCCTTGGTCCCCTGACAGGGCTGTCATGCCATGTCCAGAGTTGAGCAATGTTGAGTTCCATTGTGGGAGAGCCGAGGACCTGGTGCCCGCTCTGGTGAGCAGACTGGCCTCCCAGCAGCTCGTTGCCATCCTGGACCCTCCTCGTGCTGGCCTGC ATTCCAAAGTGATCCTGGCTATCCGAAGAGCCGAGAACCTCAAACGGCTCCTGTATGTCTCTTGCAACCCCCGGGCAGCCATGGGCAACTTTGTCGA CCTCTGCAGGGCCCCATCTAATCGGGTGAAGGGCACTCCCTTCCGGCCTGTCAAGGCTATGGCCGTGGACCTGTTCCCGCAGACCCCGCATTGTGAGATGCTCATCCTGTTTGAGAGGGTGGAGTACCCCAATGGCACAGGGGCCCTGGAGCCCCAGgaccctccagcccagcccccaccaggGTCCCCAGATGATACCCTGCAGGAAACTGGGGCTTCCACCTCTTCCTAG
- the TRMT2A gene encoding tRNA (uracil-5-)-methyltransferase homolog A isoform X3 — MSDKLDSEGPVPMEGCSQDSNSAQGSPEALAPQEEEEEGGAGVAAESVPQPGLYSYIRDDLFTSEIFKLELQNVPRHASFSDVRRFLGRFGLQPHKTKLFGQPPCAFVTFRSAAERDKALRVLHGALWKGRPLSVRLARPKADPMARKRRREDEGEPTATCIADVVTPFWTVPYAEQLERKRLECEQVLQKLAKEIGSTNRALLPWLLSQRHKHNKACCPLEGVRPSPQQTEYRNKCEFLVGVGVDGEDNTVGCRLGKYKGGTCAVAAPFDTVHIPGATKQVVKAFQEFIRSTPYSAYNPETYSGHWKQLTVRTSRRGQAMAIVYFHPQKLSPEELAGLKASLAQHFMAGPGKATGVTCLYFVEEGQRKTPSLEGLPLEHVAGDRCIHEDLLGLTFRISPHAFFQVNTPAAEVLYTVIQDWAQLDTGSTVLDVCCGTGTIGLALAPKVKRVVGIELCQEAVEDARVNAQDNGHQAKPCGGECPWSPDRAVMPCPELSNVEFHCGRAEDLVPALVSRLASQQLVAILDPPRAGLHSKVILAIRRAENLKRLLYVSCNPRAAMGNFVDLCRAPSNRVKGTPFRPVKAMAVDLFPQTPHCEMLILFERVEYPNGTGALEPQDPPAQPPPGSPDDTLQETGASTSS; from the exons ATGAGTGATAAACTCGACAGTGAA GGCCCTGTGCCCATGGAGGGCTGCAGCCAGGACAGCAACAGTGCCCAGGGCAGCCCTGAAGCCCTAGCccctcaggaggaggaggaggaaggtggggctggggtggctgCAGAGTCTGTACCTCAGCCTGGGCTCTACAGCTACATCAGGGACGACTTGTTTACCTCGGAGATCTTCAAGTTGGAGCTGCAGAATGTGCCTCGCCACGCCAGCTTCAGTGATGTCCGACGCTTTCTGGGCCGCTTTGGCCTACAGCCTCATAAGACCAAACTCTTTGGGCAACCTCCCTGCGCCTTTGTGACATTCCGTAGCGCCGCTGAGCGGGACAAGGCCCTGCGCGTGCTGCACGGTGCCCTCTGGAAGGGCCGTCCACTCAGCGTGCGCTTGGCCCGACCCAAGGCTGATCCCATGGCCAGAAAGAGGCGGCGTGAGGATGAGGGTGAGCCCACGGCCACATGCATCGCAGATGTAGTGACCCCATTTTGGACCGTGCCCTATGCTGAGCAGCTTGAGCGGAAGCGGTTGGAGTGCGAGCAGGTGCTACAGAAGCTCGCCAA GGAAATTGGGAGCACCAACCGCGCCCTGCTGCCCTGGCTGCTCTCACAGAGGCACAAGCACAACAAGGCCTGCTGCCCGCTGGAGGGGGTTAGGCCATCACCCCAGCAG ACCGAATATCGTAATAAGTGTGAGTTTCTGGTTGGCGTCGGGGTGGACGGGGAGGACAACACAGTCGGCTGTCGGCTTGGCAAGTACAAGGGCGGGACATGTGCTGTGGCAGCCCCCTTTGACACCGTGCACATCCCTGGGGCCACCAAGCAAGTGGTGAAGGCTTTCCAGGAGTTCATCCG GTCCACTCCATACTCAGCGTACAACCCAGAGACATACTCAGGCCACTGGAAGCAGCTGACTGTGCGCACCAGCCGCCGTGGCCAAGCCATGGCCATTGTTTACTTCCACCCTCAG AAGCTGAGCCCTGAGGAACTGGCTGGGCTGAAGGCCTCCTTGGCACAGCACTTCATGGCAGGGCCAGGCAAGGCCACTGGGGTGACCTGCCTCTACTTTGTAGAGGAGGGACAGCG AAAGACTCCCAGTCTGGAGGGCCTGCCCCTGGAGCACGTGGCTGGAGACCGATGCATCCACGAGGACCTGCTGGGGTTGACCTTCCGGATCTCCCCTCATGCCTTCTTTCAG GTGAACACCCCAGCAGCCGAGGTGCTCTACACAGTCATCCAGGACTGGGCCCAGCTGGACACAGGGAGCACAGTGCTAGACGTGTGCTGCGGCACTGGCACCATTGGCCTGGCACTGGCCCCG AAGGTGAAGAGAGTTGTAGGAATTGAGCTGTGCCAGGAGGCTGTGGAAGATGCCCGGGTGAATGCCCAAGACAATG GACACCAGGCAAAGCCCTGTGGGGGAGAGTGTCCTTGGTCCCCTGACAGGGCTGTCATGCCATGTCCAGAGTTGAGCAATGTTGAGTTCCATTGTGGGAGAGCCGAGGACCTGGTGCCCGCTCTGGTGAGCAGACTGGCCTCCCAGCAGCTCGTTGCCATCCTGGACCCTCCTCGTGCTGGCCTGC ATTCCAAAGTGATCCTGGCTATCCGAAGAGCCGAGAACCTCAAACGGCTCCTGTATGTCTCTTGCAACCCCCGGGCAGCCATGGGCAACTTTGTCGA CCTCTGCAGGGCCCCATCTAATCGGGTGAAGGGCACTCCCTTCCGGCCTGTCAAGGCTATGGCCGTGGACCTGTTCCCGCAGACCCCGCATTGTGAGATGCTCATCCTGTTTGAGAGGGTGGAGTACCCCAATGGCACAGGGGCCCTGGAGCCCCAGgaccctccagcccagcccccaccaggGTCCCCAGATGATACCCTGCAGGAAACTGGGGCTTCCACCTCTTCCTAG
- the TRMT2A gene encoding tRNA (uracil-5-)-methyltransferase homolog A isoform X4: MSDKLDSEGPVPMEGCSQDSNSAQGSPEALAPQEEEEEGGAGVAAESVPQPGLYSYIRDDLFTSEIFKLELQNVPRHASFSDVRRFLGRFGLQPHKTKLFGQPPCAFVTFRSAAERDKALRVLHGALWKGRPLSVRLARPKADPMARKRRREDEGEPTATCIADVVTPFWTVPYAEQLERKRLECEQVLQKLAKEIGSTNRALLPWLLSQRHKHNKACCPLEGVRPSPQQTEYRNKCEFLVGVGVDGEDNTVGCRLGKYKGGTCAVAAPFDTVHIPGATKQVVKAFQEFIRSTPYSAYNPETYSGHWKQLTVRTSRRGQAMAIVYFHPQKLSPEELAGLKASLAQHFMAGPGKATGVTCLYFVEEGQRKTPSLEGLPLEHVAGDRCIHEDLLGLTFRISPHAFFQVNTPAAEVLYTVIQDWAQLDTGSTVLDVCCGTGTIGLALAPKVKRVVGIELCQEAVEDARVNAQDNELSNVEFHCGRAEDLVPALVSRLASQQLVAILDPPRAGLHSKVILAIRRAENLKRLLYVSCNPRAAMGNFVDLCRAPSNRVKGTPFRPVKAMAVDLFPQTPHCEMLILFERVEYPNGTGALEPQDPPAQPPPGSPDDTLQETGASTSS, translated from the exons ATGAGTGATAAACTCGACAGTGAA GGCCCTGTGCCCATGGAGGGCTGCAGCCAGGACAGCAACAGTGCCCAGGGCAGCCCTGAAGCCCTAGCccctcaggaggaggaggaggaaggtggggctggggtggctgCAGAGTCTGTACCTCAGCCTGGGCTCTACAGCTACATCAGGGACGACTTGTTTACCTCGGAGATCTTCAAGTTGGAGCTGCAGAATGTGCCTCGCCACGCCAGCTTCAGTGATGTCCGACGCTTTCTGGGCCGCTTTGGCCTACAGCCTCATAAGACCAAACTCTTTGGGCAACCTCCCTGCGCCTTTGTGACATTCCGTAGCGCCGCTGAGCGGGACAAGGCCCTGCGCGTGCTGCACGGTGCCCTCTGGAAGGGCCGTCCACTCAGCGTGCGCTTGGCCCGACCCAAGGCTGATCCCATGGCCAGAAAGAGGCGGCGTGAGGATGAGGGTGAGCCCACGGCCACATGCATCGCAGATGTAGTGACCCCATTTTGGACCGTGCCCTATGCTGAGCAGCTTGAGCGGAAGCGGTTGGAGTGCGAGCAGGTGCTACAGAAGCTCGCCAA GGAAATTGGGAGCACCAACCGCGCCCTGCTGCCCTGGCTGCTCTCACAGAGGCACAAGCACAACAAGGCCTGCTGCCCGCTGGAGGGGGTTAGGCCATCACCCCAGCAG ACCGAATATCGTAATAAGTGTGAGTTTCTGGTTGGCGTCGGGGTGGACGGGGAGGACAACACAGTCGGCTGTCGGCTTGGCAAGTACAAGGGCGGGACATGTGCTGTGGCAGCCCCCTTTGACACCGTGCACATCCCTGGGGCCACCAAGCAAGTGGTGAAGGCTTTCCAGGAGTTCATCCG GTCCACTCCATACTCAGCGTACAACCCAGAGACATACTCAGGCCACTGGAAGCAGCTGACTGTGCGCACCAGCCGCCGTGGCCAAGCCATGGCCATTGTTTACTTCCACCCTCAG AAGCTGAGCCCTGAGGAACTGGCTGGGCTGAAGGCCTCCTTGGCACAGCACTTCATGGCAGGGCCAGGCAAGGCCACTGGGGTGACCTGCCTCTACTTTGTAGAGGAGGGACAGCG AAAGACTCCCAGTCTGGAGGGCCTGCCCCTGGAGCACGTGGCTGGAGACCGATGCATCCACGAGGACCTGCTGGGGTTGACCTTCCGGATCTCCCCTCATGCCTTCTTTCAG GTGAACACCCCAGCAGCCGAGGTGCTCTACACAGTCATCCAGGACTGGGCCCAGCTGGACACAGGGAGCACAGTGCTAGACGTGTGCTGCGGCACTGGCACCATTGGCCTGGCACTGGCCCCG AAGGTGAAGAGAGTTGTAGGAATTGAGCTGTGCCAGGAGGCTGTGGAAGATGCCCGGGTGAATGCCCAAGACAATG AGTTGAGCAATGTTGAGTTCCATTGTGGGAGAGCCGAGGACCTGGTGCCCGCTCTGGTGAGCAGACTGGCCTCCCAGCAGCTCGTTGCCATCCTGGACCCTCCTCGTGCTGGCCTGC ATTCCAAAGTGATCCTGGCTATCCGAAGAGCCGAGAACCTCAAACGGCTCCTGTATGTCTCTTGCAACCCCCGGGCAGCCATGGGCAACTTTGTCGA CCTCTGCAGGGCCCCATCTAATCGGGTGAAGGGCACTCCCTTCCGGCCTGTCAAGGCTATGGCCGTGGACCTGTTCCCGCAGACCCCGCATTGTGAGATGCTCATCCTGTTTGAGAGGGTGGAGTACCCCAATGGCACAGGGGCCCTGGAGCCCCAGgaccctccagcccagcccccaccaggGTCCCCAGATGATACCCTGCAGGAAACTGGGGCTTCCACCTCTTCCTAG
- the RANBP1 gene encoding ran-specific GTPase-activating protein isoform X1 — translation MAAAKDTHEDHDTSTENADESNHDPQFEPIVSLPEQEIKTLEEDEEELFKMRAKLFRFASENDLPEWKERGTGDVKLLKHKEKGTIRLLMRRDKTLKICANHYITPMMELKPNAGSDRAWVWNTHADFADECPKPELLAIRFLNAENAQKFKTKFEECRKEIEEREKKAGSGKNDNAEKVAEKLEALSVKEESKESEDAETKDRAEEEQ, via the exons ATGGCGGCCGCCAAG GACACCCATGAGGACCATGACACCTCCACTGAGAATGCAGATGAGTCCAACCATGACCCCCAGTTTGAGCCTATAGTGTCTCTTCCTGAGCAAGAAATTAAAACGctggaagaagatgaagaagagctttttaaaat GCGGGCAAAGCTATTCCGATTTGCTTCAGAGAACGATCTCCCAGAATGGAAGGAACGAGGCACAGGTGATGTCAAGCTTCTGAAGCATAAGGAGAAAGGGACCATCCGCCTCCTCATGAGGAGGGACAAGACCCTGAAGATATGCGCCAACCACTACA TCACGCCAATGATGGAGCTGAAGCCGAACGCAGGCAGCGACCGTGCCTGGGTCTGGAACACCCACGCCGACTTTGCCGATGAGTGCCCCAAGCCAGAGCTGCTGGCCATCCGCTTCCTAAATGCTGAAA atgcacagaaatttaaaacaaagtttgaagAATGCAGGAAAGAgattgaagagagagaaaagaaag CAGGGTCGGGCAAAAACGACAATGCTGAGAAGGTGGCCGAGAAGCTAGAAGCTCTCTCGGTGAAGGAGGAGAGCAAGGAGTCGGAAGACGCCGAGACCAAGGATAGAGCGGAGGAGGAGCAATAA
- the RANBP1 gene encoding ran-specific GTPase-activating protein isoform X2: MAAAKDTHEDHDTSTENADESNHDPQFEPIVSLPEQEIKTLEEDEEELFKMRAKLFRFASENDLPEWKERGTGDVKLLKHKEKGTIRLLMRRDKTLKICANHYITPMMELKPNAGSDRAWVWNTHADFADECPKPELLAIRFLNAENAQKFKTKFEECRKEIEEREKKGSGKNDNAEKVAEKLEALSVKEESKESEDAETKDRAEEEQ; encoded by the exons ATGGCGGCCGCCAAG GACACCCATGAGGACCATGACACCTCCACTGAGAATGCAGATGAGTCCAACCATGACCCCCAGTTTGAGCCTATAGTGTCTCTTCCTGAGCAAGAAATTAAAACGctggaagaagatgaagaagagctttttaaaat GCGGGCAAAGCTATTCCGATTTGCTTCAGAGAACGATCTCCCAGAATGGAAGGAACGAGGCACAGGTGATGTCAAGCTTCTGAAGCATAAGGAGAAAGGGACCATCCGCCTCCTCATGAGGAGGGACAAGACCCTGAAGATATGCGCCAACCACTACA TCACGCCAATGATGGAGCTGAAGCCGAACGCAGGCAGCGACCGTGCCTGGGTCTGGAACACCCACGCCGACTTTGCCGATGAGTGCCCCAAGCCAGAGCTGCTGGCCATCCGCTTCCTAAATGCTGAAA atgcacagaaatttaaaacaaagtttgaagAATGCAGGAAAGAgattgaagagagagaaaagaaag GGTCGGGCAAAAACGACAATGCTGAGAAGGTGGCCGAGAAGCTAGAAGCTCTCTCGGTGAAGGAGGAGAGCAAGGAGTCGGAAGACGCCGAGACCAAGGATAGAGCGGAGGAGGAGCAATAA